TACATAGCTTCAAAAATCTATCAACTTTTAAATTTCACACTCTACAGAAATTAATCTGCCAATAACCCTTCGTAAAAACAATTTAAGGAATTATTGAAATATTGAAATATGTATTGAGATGATTTGAAACTATTTGATTTAGATGATTTTAAGTCATTTGAGAAAATTGTTACTATTTTATTGACCACTCAGAAATTTCATCAACTTATATGTCTTTAACTATGAAACaccaaaacattataaaataactaaaatgtttattaaattaccttaaaatatttttagtaacagaaaattttaggatatatttttaaactataagCTCAATAACAACAGAAAAAGTTAAACTGTGTATCCAACGATCATGATTCAAGAATCACTCCAACTATCTGAATCTTCATCCTCATCGTTTCCAACCATTGTGTGTGCAATGCAGTCAGAAAAAAGTGAAAGGATTgagaacaaaatttaaaattaaaatgagaTAATTAGAGAGATaaacctaaaataaaataaaaaactaatatggTAAGTCAACTGGATATGTTAAATAAATCAATTTTGTAATCTACAGAATTTTATACTGGAAATGTAGTtctaattgaaaaataaaacttattctaatctatcttattaaaacagaaacattataacttcttctaggtggatttttaaattggacatcacattattattcttagtctaacctttcatttaaatatttccttaaaaagtttaatatcaactatctatcatttaactccactataagatctatgtctatgcatctattaaacaaaatatatgttcttttcgttagagtatactcacattatcatatttatattatatcatagtaaaaatataataatccctctcctttattatagtcaaatgaatacaataaatgtctccaatataaatataacacgagtctaagttcttaaaaataaaaatataaatagatagaaacaaaaataaatattacacatgttattaaaaatataaatattacacgggtagattgacaaaaaaatacaaatattacgctaatccttttttttgtcatcaacttatacaaacttaaactgagtaggttgacaaaaagatacaaatattacatgaatcctttttttttacacGAATCCTTAGCCAGTCATTATACAACTTTGACTTTTTTGGTCTGGTTATTTCCTAAacaattgattcaattaaccaaataacttaaGAACACGTTTCCTCCCAtcattaaactataattatcttaaacacaaaaccccttttaattaaaaaacaattatttggaatcaaatactgatgaatcttaaaattttaaatagcttgatacagaacttttgaaactcaataataaagatatcaGAACACATTTTCTTAGATGTTCAAATAATCGAGGTTTGctttgaatatacactaaatagaatatactaacgtagattcttacttaaataacagaaacatcaatttatacttaAAAAAACGATTATTGgaaaacctcttcaccaagttgagtctactatgcctaaaatctcggttacaatcaaatattcacaatcaaattgtcatatttgaaaaatcatgaatatggaaaatcctcttctccaagtttattctactatacATAAAATCTCGATGTCAagagattttgtatttattatatctgacttaataggttagaaaatattcattttctcccactaaaatgtgtgtacaagtacttgtcttcgtattcatcattggacattcacaaaacttttagaaaaaaatcccaaaaagcacaatgtcaaaaccaaatcgtattggttgatattatattagtgttttcacTATACAGTtacagtataacatctttaaattaataatctataaattaatatctctataaattagtataatttcatagtttcaaattgagtttttggttcaattagtatctccataaattaataatctctataaattaataaaaaattatagttttggtatagtcgcaacattattaatttatagaggtttcactttatatctctaatacaccaatgaaaaattattaataggaaaaacagttttaacattgttcttaaacaatatgttttagacaaactcaaaattatataaaaccacatTATGTGAAAAGGACAAATTCCAAATTGTATcaactattatagaatatatattatatattaaaaataaaaaaataaaatccgcgcggtcgcgcggatcatgatctagtataatttataataattggCAACTACATAAAGTACATGTTGTTAAATGTCTATACATCAAAGAAAAGTCTCATGTGTCAATAACTACATACATTTTATGTCGGATATAAGATGTGTTAATTAACTAAATGTTGTTATTAACACTATAATTAATAATCAAGAATTTGTTAGGTGGTAATTAAAGTGTTTTATAGGGAATTAGTGCACATTAGAGAAACAATTGGACGTTCTGACACGATACCATCATACCATATATGCGTCTGACGCTACGTGACGCTTCAgcgtagatatatatataccaattcATACATCAAGCCTTGTGGATGTGgtattttttttccaacaacTGCAAAAATAATGtaatcatttgaatatttgcatgttgttttatattttaagtaacTTTTTAACACGAATTTTGCTACTGTTGGGAAGAAGCCGAGGagtcaattgaaaaataaaaaaaaagataagagacTCTTGGAGTTCCCTGTCATAGTATATATGTACGTTTAACGTCTTTTTTCTCTTCTTACCTAAAACTTACTTCTTTAGAGTTCACTTCTTTACCTCGTCGCTCCTTTGGAGTTTGGATACATCTTGTAATAACTGAAAAAACTCTGCTCTCGTTTCTATTATTTCCGTAAGATGTGATTTACTAAGCATCTCCTCTCTGTGCTCCAAGTTTAAGCTTGAACTAGAGCCGACGAGTCATTGTTCTttacttccttttttttttggatttcagGTTCAGACATGTCTTATATTCCTCCACACAAGCGAGACTTGAAGGATCCCATTAGACCTTCTCCTTTTCCAGATTCTCTAGCAAcaaaattcaagaaaaatatCGACTTCAAGTGTAGCAGTGCTAAAAGCAAAGTTATTAAATATTCAAGAGATGTCATTTCCAAATGGTTTCTTGTTACTTCAAATGGAATAGAGGATGGGGTTCCTCCATCTACTAAGCTTGTGTCAGTGTCCTCAGATTCTTCTGAATGCAGCAGATATGGAGAAACGTCTTTGGTGCTGAAGAAATCTAATGTCAAAAAAGGTTATACAGTATTTCTATTGTGTATCTACCATGGTCGTTCTTGCCAAAAGAGAGACACTGTATCTTTTTAGTGTAGTACTAATATGTTTGTATATGATAGCTGaggagagtgaagaagaaggGAGAACTCGGTGGATGTTACTAGCTGAGAAGGTTGAAAAGGATCTTGTCTTGGCATATGAGCAAGCCAGGAAGGGAATGGAGGATCATCATCTTTTAGATAATGCTAAATTAAGATTGGTTGCTAGGTTTGGCAAAGTCGTCTTTTGTAGGTAAGCATCTCAATTTctattctttgattttttttcccaCAAATATCATTAGTATTACCTCATGTTTCTAACATATACTTAATAAAAATAGGCGTCAAGCTGGTCATGCGACTGAATATTCACAAGAAAACATGAATCTGATATTCTCTACGGATGTCCCAACTTCTTTCATACAAGACATAAAGTCTAAGGCTATTTCAGACCATGAATTCTGTTTAGACTTGGAAAAGGAAGTATACGTTGTGCAGATATCGCATTATACTCGTCCTTATTCAACCATCAGATGTAAATGTACCGTGAAGGAAGATGGAAGCCTCAGTATGTACAAGGCAAGTCTTGAGAGCCTTTTGTGTGTCTGTAATAAGAATCTGAGTGAATTCTCttctttgataaatattattctGAGGCTCTGAGCAACATATAAACATCTTTTTTATGTCGCAGGCCGAGCTGAATCCACTAAGGCATTTGGTTATTGATGTGTCATGCATTGATAAGAATCTTGACATGAGGCTTATGCTCGCCGGCAAAAGGAAAGCGATGACTCTCACTGTGAgttagtttaatatttacatttatctAGAGAATTGTCATGCCTTTCATGGACTCAGCTTGGTTACCTTT
This genomic stretch from Raphanus sativus cultivar WK10039 chromosome 3, ASM80110v3, whole genome shotgun sequence harbors:
- the LOC108845316 gene encoding uncharacterized protein LOC108845316; translated protein: MSYIPPHKRDLKDPIRPSPFPDSLATKFKKNIDFKCSSAKSKVIKYSRDVISKWFLVTSNGIEDGVPPSTKLVSVSSDSSECSRYGETSLVLKKSNVKKVLICLYMIAEESEEEGRTRWMLLAEKVEKDLVLAYEQARKGMEDHHLLDNAKLRLVARFGKVVFCRRQAGHATEYSQENMNLIFSTDVPTSFIQDIKSKAISDHEFCLDLEKEVYVVQISHYTRPYSTIRCKCTVKEDGSLSMYKAELNPLRHLVIDVSCIDKNLDMRLMLAGKRKAMTLTEKEKNNIQGLLDSATVDSNVIGGLRWPLGKPSSVNGYTIFEVCHVRATTYKNRTLRLRVREADRFNQRFGTREVERGVTLVLQDINTKLQEKNIERGCVLGMLRDALGTIWDFLHCDHNVSEMFYGAVKD